A single window of Pseudarthrobacter defluvii DNA harbors:
- a CDS encoding nuclease-related domain-containing protein — protein sequence MGAGDGAAEQSRLAAERVARLKRQLDQAERSTKSWDAGAVGEQVVADKLSELVPRGWYVLHDVHWPGRPKANLDHVLVGPGGVVVVDSKNWTGEVRVASGVLWQGRYARTQAVEGALAQCAAVASVLPPPHRRLVRPLICMATQPDLFGITDSDVAVAGSQRVVGAIEALPAVLDQQSVVGLYEQLGQQLTHEQEPGITALRNVRPGTVVRPAGALPPAGPAAGPVGGRAGSASRHPAGRGLPPKGTQPGKQAGQRAGAPAGSRTGGTAGAGRRGRNAKAEHGGTSGAMLAVLAAFVIFAVYVLPYLGH from the coding sequence ATGGGGGCAGGTGACGGGGCAGCGGAGCAGTCCAGGCTGGCGGCCGAGCGCGTAGCAAGGCTGAAGCGCCAACTTGACCAGGCCGAACGCTCCACCAAGTCGTGGGATGCCGGGGCCGTGGGGGAGCAGGTGGTGGCGGACAAGCTCAGCGAGCTGGTCCCGCGCGGCTGGTACGTGCTGCATGATGTCCATTGGCCAGGCCGCCCCAAGGCGAACCTTGACCACGTCCTGGTGGGTCCCGGCGGCGTGGTGGTGGTCGATTCCAAAAACTGGACCGGTGAGGTGCGGGTGGCATCCGGTGTCCTGTGGCAGGGCCGCTATGCGCGGACTCAGGCCGTGGAAGGCGCGCTTGCCCAGTGCGCTGCCGTGGCCTCGGTGCTGCCTCCGCCGCACCGCCGGCTGGTGCGTCCACTGATCTGCATGGCCACGCAGCCGGACCTCTTCGGGATAACGGATTCGGACGTTGCGGTGGCAGGTTCGCAGCGGGTGGTGGGGGCCATCGAGGCCCTGCCGGCGGTGCTGGATCAGCAGTCGGTGGTGGGGCTGTATGAACAGCTGGGCCAGCAGCTCACCCATGAACAGGAACCCGGCATCACTGCCCTGCGGAATGTGCGGCCCGGAACAGTGGTGCGGCCGGCCGGAGCGTTGCCGCCCGCCGGCCCAGCGGCAGGTCCCGTCGGTGGACGGGCCGGCAGCGCTTCACGCCACCCCGCAGGCCGGGGCCTGCCTCCGAAGGGGACTCAGCCCGGAAAACAGGCGGGGCAGCGGGCAGGGGCGCCGGCAGGATCACGTACGGGAGGGACTGCGGGGGCGGGCCGCCGGGGCCGAAACGCCAAGGCGGAGCACGGCGGCACCAGCGGGGCAATGCTGGCGGTGCTGGCTGCCTTCGTCATTTTCGCCGTCTATGTCCTGCCCTACTTGGGCCACTAG
- a CDS encoding LysE/ArgO family amino acid transporter, whose translation MWTAGLTGLLTGLALIVAIGAQNAFVLRQGIRREHIGVVVAVCMAGDALLIMGGTAGIGVIVTRFPVVLEVLRWSGAAYLLWFAVRSFLAAAKPSVLAEQAPRSKNSVIATTAALTFLNPHVYLDTVVLLGSLANQQGPDLRWVFAGGAVTGSVLWFSGLGYGARALAGVLSSPRTWRWIDGAIGVLMVILAIRLALH comes from the coding sequence ATGTGGACTGCAGGACTAACCGGATTGCTGACAGGCTTGGCGCTCATCGTGGCCATCGGAGCGCAGAACGCCTTTGTGCTGCGCCAGGGCATCCGCCGGGAACACATTGGCGTGGTGGTGGCTGTCTGCATGGCCGGCGACGCCTTGTTGATTATGGGTGGGACCGCGGGCATCGGTGTGATTGTCACCCGCTTCCCGGTGGTGCTGGAAGTCCTGCGCTGGTCCGGGGCGGCCTACCTGCTGTGGTTCGCGGTGCGGTCCTTCCTGGCTGCGGCGAAGCCTTCCGTGCTGGCGGAGCAGGCGCCCCGGTCGAAAAACTCAGTGATCGCCACCACCGCCGCCCTGACCTTTCTCAACCCCCATGTCTACTTGGACACCGTGGTGCTGCTGGGGAGCCTTGCCAACCAGCAGGGCCCCGACCTGCGCTGGGTGTTTGCCGGCGGGGCCGTGACCGGGAGTGTGCTGTGGTTCTCCGGCCTGGGGTACGGGGCGCGGGCGCTCGCAGGAGTGCTCAGCAGCCCCCGAACCTGGCGCTGGATTGACGGAGCGATCGGTGTGCTGATGGTTATCCTGGCCATCCGTCTGGCCCTGCACTGA
- a CDS encoding SGNH/GDSL hydrolase family protein codes for MTIEKQELRSVAEGPDRHPWHRFVALGDSYTEGIGDPEPHSLGGLRGWADRVAEELADGQPDFAYANLAIRGMLLRQILDGQLAPALALKPDLVAMSGGGNDIVFRHGDPDKLAEKIDEAVGILAATGATVLLYAGPDWADTPVFGKIRGRVAIYNEHLHRIGARHHAIMVDLWCLPELQHAVMWDPDRLHLSPLGHHSVAVATLNALGVAHTLKPSQPRPLPAHGWTQARAEDLVWARQYFVPWVLKQLLSHHTGELAAKRPQPVPVFGLGRPGPFPPGHPVAGLNPGTAGGPAPEGQAA; via the coding sequence ATGACCATCGAGAAGCAGGAGCTGCGCTCCGTCGCCGAAGGACCGGACAGACACCCCTGGCACCGGTTCGTTGCCCTGGGGGACTCCTACACCGAAGGAATTGGCGACCCCGAACCGCACAGCCTGGGCGGCCTTCGGGGCTGGGCCGACCGCGTGGCTGAGGAACTGGCCGACGGCCAGCCGGACTTCGCCTACGCCAACCTGGCAATCCGGGGCATGCTGCTGAGGCAGATCCTCGACGGGCAGCTGGCCCCGGCCCTGGCGCTCAAACCCGACCTGGTTGCCATGTCCGGCGGCGGAAACGATATTGTGTTCCGCCACGGCGATCCTGACAAGCTGGCGGAAAAAATTGATGAGGCGGTGGGCATCCTGGCCGCCACAGGCGCCACGGTGCTGCTGTATGCGGGGCCGGACTGGGCCGATACACCGGTCTTTGGCAAGATCCGTGGACGCGTGGCGATCTATAACGAGCACCTGCACCGGATCGGGGCCCGGCACCATGCCATCATGGTGGACCTGTGGTGCCTGCCGGAGCTTCAGCACGCGGTGATGTGGGATCCGGACCGGCTGCACCTTTCCCCGCTGGGCCATCACTCCGTCGCCGTGGCCACACTCAACGCCCTGGGGGTGGCGCACACGCTCAAGCCGTCCCAGCCGCGGCCGCTTCCGGCCCACGGGTGGACGCAGGCCCGGGCCGAGGACCTGGTCTGGGCGCGCCAGTACTTTGTGCCGTGGGTCCTGAAGCAATTGCTTTCCCATCACACCGGCGAACTGGCGGCCAAGCGCCCCCAGCCGGTCCCCGTGTTTGGCCTTGGCCGCCCCGGACCATTCCCGCCCGGGCACCCCGTTGCGGGCCTGAACCCCGGAACCGCCGGCGGCCCGGCACCGGAAGGGCAGGCGGCGTAG
- a CDS encoding GAF domain-containing protein, with product MAADPTGQVGWGPLPVTPEPVFDSKDVEDYLWEVTRDFMTGIKGERRGIGWAATLFRLGKARTLAASTEQAREADREQCSFADGPVMDAVRTGEFVLLSDLGRDRRWPGYSSAAAGHGVQSLLSVPILTEGATSAAITLYAASPHAFTSDDLVQSQSYVRQVSRALRVVVRTAERAEATAGLAVVQSSLVLVDLAVRSLMNEYGLTREGALRFLQTQALHHEVDLRHAALNVVVPGGVDRGGGQVPGRRQETFDGVAELPRPSATGRDFPTGKSPRKEAAAGKEPPPAAEGRTA from the coding sequence ATGGCCGCTGATCCCACGGGGCAGGTTGGCTGGGGACCGCTTCCAGTTACCCCGGAGCCGGTATTCGACAGCAAGGACGTCGAAGACTACCTCTGGGAGGTCACCCGCGACTTTATGACGGGTATCAAAGGTGAGCGCCGCGGCATCGGCTGGGCGGCCACCCTCTTTCGCCTGGGCAAGGCACGCACCCTCGCGGCCAGTACGGAACAGGCGCGCGAGGCCGACCGCGAACAGTGCTCGTTTGCCGACGGGCCGGTCATGGACGCCGTTCGCACCGGGGAATTCGTCCTGCTGTCCGACCTGGGCCGGGACCGGCGCTGGCCCGGCTATTCCAGCGCCGCGGCCGGCCATGGCGTGCAGTCCCTGCTTTCCGTCCCCATCCTTACCGAAGGCGCCACGAGCGCCGCCATCACCCTCTACGCAGCGTCCCCGCATGCCTTCACCAGCGATGACCTGGTGCAGAGCCAAAGCTATGTACGCCAGGTGTCGCGGGCCCTGCGCGTCGTAGTCCGCACTGCGGAGCGCGCGGAAGCAACAGCCGGTCTCGCCGTCGTCCAAAGCTCGCTGGTCCTGGTGGACCTGGCGGTGCGCAGCCTCATGAACGAATACGGACTCACCCGCGAGGGTGCACTGCGGTTCCTGCAGACGCAGGCGCTGCACCACGAAGTGGACCTGCGGCACGCGGCACTGAACGTTGTGGTCCCCGGCGGCGTGGACCGCGGGGGCGGGCAGGTTCCAGGGCGGCGGCAGGAAACGTTCGACGGCGTGGCGGAGCTTCCGCGCCCGTCGGCGACGGGGCGGGACTTTCCAACCGGAAAGTCGCCCCGCAAGGAAGCTGCGGCGGGGAAGGAACCCCCGCCGGCGGCGGAAGGAAGGACGGCATGA
- a CDS encoding uracil-xanthine permease family protein, whose product MSMLGIKWKLHGTGKNIKPGQVVAPDERLAWPLTIGVGMQHVVAMFGATFLVPIITGMPPATTLFFSGIGTLLFLMITKGRVPSYLGSSFAFIAPITASQAQFGIPGALGGVVLAGTTLALVGAVVQKFGAGWINRLMPPIVTGAIVALIGLNLAPAAKQNFDAAPITALVTLVTIILVSVLFRGILGRLSILVGVVAGYLVAMLRGEVKYDKMDAAAWIGLPHFQTPEFHIGVLGLFVPVVLVLVAENIGHVKSVAAMTGQNLDGVSGRALMADGAATMLAGLGGGSGTTTYAENIGVMAATKVYSTAAYWVAGMFAILLSFSPKFGELIATVPAGVLGGAATMLYGMIGILGVKIWVQNKVNFSNPVNLTTAAVALIIGIADYTWTIGDLKFTGIALGSAAALVIYHGMKSIAKARGTVAEPETELGGLPPAVKSALNAASKRGPRKR is encoded by the coding sequence ATGAGCATGCTCGGAATCAAATGGAAGCTGCACGGCACCGGCAAAAACATCAAGCCCGGCCAAGTGGTGGCCCCGGATGAGCGTCTGGCGTGGCCGCTGACCATAGGCGTGGGCATGCAGCACGTGGTGGCCATGTTCGGCGCCACCTTCCTGGTTCCCATCATCACCGGGATGCCGCCGGCCACCACCCTGTTCTTCTCCGGAATCGGCACGCTGCTGTTCCTGATGATCACCAAGGGCCGGGTGCCCAGCTACCTGGGCTCAAGCTTTGCCTTCATTGCACCCATCACCGCTTCGCAGGCGCAGTTCGGGATCCCCGGGGCCCTGGGCGGCGTGGTGCTGGCCGGCACCACCCTTGCCCTGGTGGGTGCCGTGGTCCAGAAGTTCGGCGCCGGCTGGATCAATCGGCTGATGCCGCCGATCGTCACCGGTGCCATCGTGGCATTGATCGGCCTGAACCTTGCCCCCGCTGCCAAGCAGAACTTTGACGCCGCCCCCATCACCGCCCTGGTCACGCTGGTGACCATCATCCTGGTCAGCGTCCTGTTCCGCGGGATCCTGGGCCGGCTCAGCATCCTGGTGGGCGTGGTGGCGGGCTACCTGGTGGCCATGCTCCGCGGCGAGGTGAAGTACGACAAGATGGACGCCGCAGCCTGGATCGGGCTTCCGCACTTCCAGACCCCCGAATTCCACATCGGCGTCCTGGGCCTGTTCGTCCCCGTGGTCCTGGTGCTGGTGGCGGAGAACATCGGCCACGTGAAGTCCGTTGCCGCCATGACGGGGCAGAACCTCGACGGCGTCTCCGGGCGCGCGCTGATGGCTGACGGCGCCGCCACCATGCTGGCCGGCCTCGGCGGCGGCTCCGGCACCACCACCTACGCGGAAAACATCGGCGTCATGGCGGCCACCAAGGTGTACTCGACGGCGGCCTACTGGGTGGCGGGGATGTTCGCCATCCTGCTCAGCTTCTCACCGAAGTTCGGCGAACTGATCGCCACCGTCCCGGCAGGCGTCCTGGGCGGCGCGGCCACCATGCTGTACGGCATGATCGGCATCCTGGGCGTAAAGATCTGGGTGCAGAACAAGGTGAACTTCTCCAACCCCGTCAATCTGACCACCGCCGCCGTCGCCCTGATCATCGGCATCGCGGACTACACCTGGACTATCGGGGACCTGAAGTTCACCGGCATCGCGCTGGGTTCGGCTGCCGCGCTGGTGATCTACCACGGCATGAAATCCATCGCGAAGGCGCGTGGCACTGTTGCAGAACCCGAAACCGAGCTGGGCGGGCTGCCGCCGGCGGTCAAGTCTGCGCTGAACGCCGCCTCGAAGCGGGGCCCCAGGAAGCGCTGA
- a CDS encoding DUF4190 domain-containing protein, with amino-acid sequence MSNQPSQGPDYQRPQNQRSGSSPWPGYQQPGQNQGSSYGQPQYGQPQYGQPQYNPGQYNEPQYFGQPYYGRVVEPKTLSIASMVCGIASVIMGWLLLPQFAAIITGHLALRREPSGKGMSLTGLVLGYLCLLGYGALWLLFIIGVVIAGTATSNTGTF; translated from the coding sequence ATGAGCAACCAGCCGTCCCAGGGACCCGATTACCAGCGTCCTCAAAACCAGCGCAGCGGTTCTTCACCGTGGCCCGGCTACCAGCAGCCGGGCCAGAACCAGGGGTCCTCCTACGGGCAGCCGCAATACGGCCAGCCGCAATACGGCCAGCCGCAGTACAACCCGGGCCAGTACAACGAGCCCCAGTACTTCGGGCAGCCTTACTACGGCCGGGTGGTTGAACCGAAGACCCTGAGCATCGCCAGCATGGTCTGCGGCATCGCGTCCGTGATCATGGGCTGGCTGTTGCTTCCGCAGTTCGCTGCGATCATCACCGGGCACCTGGCCCTTCGCCGTGAACCCTCCGGCAAGGGGATGTCCCTTACCGGCCTGGTGCTGGGCTACCTCTGCCTGCTGGGCTATGGGGCACTCTGGCTGCTGTTCATCATTGGCGTGGTCATTGCCGGCACTGCCACTTCGAACACCGGCACCTTCTAG
- a CDS encoding FadR/GntR family transcriptional regulator gives MEKTARQGLERVSRPRLYEQLVEQILAYIESAQLKPGDLLPAERDLAERLGVSRATLAQALVALEVLGVIDVQHGTGAVLARRPSVASVIKGLREHQSRLPEIVEARSTLEGKLAALAAERRTDQDLAAIENALEVMAKEINDGDRGARGDELFHQAITAAAHSSVLAQLMAFIAEMILETRMESLGQPGRPEQSLASHRKIADAIRAQDADAAAKAMLAHIELVSDVELLR, from the coding sequence GTGGAGAAGACAGCGCGGCAGGGCTTGGAGCGGGTCTCGCGCCCACGGCTATACGAGCAGCTGGTGGAGCAGATCCTTGCCTACATCGAGTCGGCACAGCTGAAGCCCGGCGACCTCCTGCCTGCGGAGCGTGACCTCGCGGAGCGGCTCGGGGTTTCCCGCGCCACGCTGGCCCAGGCCCTGGTGGCCTTGGAAGTGCTGGGCGTGATCGACGTGCAGCACGGTACCGGCGCGGTTCTGGCGCGGCGGCCGAGCGTGGCATCGGTCATCAAGGGGCTGCGCGAGCATCAGAGCAGGCTGCCGGAAATCGTCGAAGCGCGCAGCACCCTGGAGGGAAAGCTCGCGGCACTTGCTGCCGAACGGCGGACGGACCAGGATCTGGCCGCCATCGAGAACGCCCTGGAGGTCATGGCCAAGGAGATTAACGACGGCGACCGGGGCGCCCGCGGTGACGAACTGTTCCACCAGGCCATTACCGCCGCAGCCCATTCCTCGGTACTGGCGCAGCTGATGGCCTTCATTGCGGAGATGATCCTGGAAACCCGCATGGAGTCGCTGGGCCAGCCCGGACGGCCCGAGCAGTCCCTCGCCTCGCACCGGAAAATTGCCGACGCCATCCGGGCACAGGATGCGGACGCCGCTGCCAAGGCCATGCTGGCGCACATCGAGCTGGTCTCGGACGTGGAGCTACTCCGCTAG
- a CDS encoding LysR family transcriptional regulator ArgP, translating into MNLEHLKALVAVVDEGTFEAAADLLRITPSAVSQRIKALEASVGQVLVRRRVPCTATDAGALLLRMARQVQVLEAETAAALGSGSNARAHLPVAINADSLATWFVPVLHHAAGWEDATIDLHVEDQGYSSQLLREGEVMGAVTSDPVPVSGCRVELLGSMRYIPVAAPGLRRRFSVSGSLDWAAMPVLKFNTKDNLQQQLLAAKNINQSPPTHTVPSSQGFLAAVAAGLGWGMIPELQISDELERGVLVRLEEDVYEDVALYWQAWTLDSERLNRLTTAVRSAAKGNLQPGEMGTGGARKASGPSRAGHRRRK; encoded by the coding sequence ATGAATTTGGAGCACCTGAAGGCCCTCGTGGCGGTTGTCGATGAAGGAACATTCGAGGCAGCGGCGGACCTCCTCCGCATTACACCCTCCGCGGTGAGCCAACGGATCAAGGCCCTGGAAGCCTCCGTGGGCCAGGTCCTGGTACGCCGCCGGGTGCCCTGCACCGCCACCGACGCCGGCGCCCTGCTGCTGCGGATGGCACGTCAGGTGCAGGTCCTGGAAGCGGAGACCGCGGCAGCGCTCGGCTCAGGCTCGAACGCGCGGGCCCACCTTCCGGTGGCCATCAATGCTGATTCATTGGCCACCTGGTTTGTCCCCGTCCTCCACCACGCTGCCGGATGGGAGGACGCCACCATCGACCTCCACGTGGAGGACCAGGGCTACAGCAGCCAACTGCTCCGCGAGGGTGAAGTCATGGGGGCGGTCACGTCGGACCCTGTTCCGGTGAGCGGGTGCCGGGTGGAACTGCTGGGCTCCATGCGGTACATCCCGGTCGCCGCCCCGGGGCTGCGCAGGCGTTTCTCCGTCTCCGGCAGCCTGGATTGGGCCGCGATGCCGGTTCTGAAATTCAACACCAAAGACAACCTGCAGCAGCAGCTGCTGGCAGCGAAGAACATAAACCAGTCCCCTCCCACGCACACCGTGCCTTCCTCCCAGGGATTCCTCGCGGCCGTCGCAGCCGGCCTGGGCTGGGGGATGATCCCGGAACTCCAGATAAGTGATGAGCTGGAGCGCGGGGTCCTGGTCCGCCTGGAGGAGGACGTCTATGAGGACGTGGCCCTCTATTGGCAGGCCTGGACGCTGGATTCGGAACGGCTCAACCGGCTCACCACCGCAGTCCGCAGCGCTGCCAAAGGCAACCTGCAGCCCGGGGAGATGGGCACCGGTGGAGCCCGGAAGGCTAGTGGCCCAAGTAGGGCAGGACATAGACGGCGAAAATGA
- the pgm gene encoding phosphoglucomutase (alpha-D-glucose-1,6-bisphosphate-dependent) — protein MASRAGTVAQPQDLVDITALLDAYYDVAPDLSDPGQRVVFGTSGHRGSSLKASFNEQHIVAITQAIVEYRAAQGVTGPLFLAKDTHALSEPAQNSALEVLAANGVQVLVDARHGYTPTPALSHAILTYNRKAAPGAPQADGIVVTPSHNPPGDGGFKYNPPHGGPADSDATGWIANRANELLENGLRGVSRISLADAQAADTTGKFDFLSSYVDDLPSVLNLDAIRNAGVRIGADPMGGASVDYWGEIAERHHLDLTVVNPTVDPQWAFMTLDWDEKIRMDCSSPSAMASLIQRMSDAAASGQPAFDVATGNDADADRHGIVTPDGGLMNPNHYLAVAIDYLYRNRSGWNPASVVGKTLVSSSIIDRVAESLGRKLVEVPVGFKWFVPGLLSGEGAFGGEESAGASFNKLDGSVWTTDKDGILLALLASEITAVTGQSPSQLYKGLTDQFGAPVYARIDAAATREQKAKLGKLSAADVPATELAGETITAKLTEAPGNGAPIGGLKVVTENAWFAARPSGTEDVYKIYAESFKGEEHLKQVQAEAKALVDSVIA, from the coding sequence ATGGCTAGCCGCGCGGGCACAGTTGCCCAACCCCAGGACCTTGTTGACATCACTGCGCTCCTCGACGCGTATTACGACGTTGCTCCGGACCTCAGTGATCCCGGCCAGCGCGTGGTATTCGGGACATCCGGGCACCGGGGCTCCAGCCTCAAGGCCTCCTTTAATGAGCAGCACATCGTGGCCATCACCCAGGCAATTGTGGAATACCGGGCCGCGCAGGGCGTCACCGGCCCCCTGTTCCTGGCCAAGGACACCCACGCACTGAGCGAGCCCGCACAGAACTCTGCCCTGGAAGTGCTCGCCGCCAACGGCGTCCAGGTCCTGGTCGACGCCAGGCACGGCTACACCCCCACCCCGGCCCTGAGCCACGCCATCCTCACGTACAACCGGAAGGCCGCGCCCGGAGCCCCGCAGGCCGACGGCATCGTGGTGACCCCCAGCCACAACCCGCCCGGCGACGGCGGCTTCAAGTACAACCCCCCGCACGGCGGCCCGGCAGACTCGGATGCCACCGGCTGGATCGCCAACCGCGCCAACGAACTGCTGGAAAACGGTCTGCGCGGCGTAAGCCGGATTTCCCTGGCTGACGCCCAGGCCGCTGACACCACCGGCAAATTCGACTTCCTCAGCAGCTACGTGGACGACCTTCCGTCCGTCCTGAACCTGGACGCCATCCGCAACGCCGGCGTCCGGATCGGCGCCGACCCCATGGGCGGCGCTTCGGTGGACTACTGGGGCGAGATCGCCGAACGCCACCACCTGGACCTCACCGTGGTGAACCCCACCGTGGACCCCCAGTGGGCCTTCATGACCCTGGACTGGGACGAGAAGATCCGCATGGACTGCTCCTCGCCGTCGGCCATGGCTTCGCTGATCCAACGCATGTCCGACGCCGCAGCGTCCGGCCAGCCCGCCTTCGACGTTGCCACCGGCAACGACGCCGACGCCGATCGGCACGGCATCGTCACACCGGACGGCGGCCTGATGAACCCCAACCACTACCTGGCCGTGGCCATCGACTACCTTTACCGCAACCGCAGCGGCTGGAACCCGGCCTCCGTGGTGGGCAAGACGCTGGTGTCCTCCTCGATCATCGACCGCGTGGCAGAGAGCCTGGGCCGCAAGCTTGTCGAGGTTCCGGTGGGCTTCAAGTGGTTCGTGCCCGGCCTGCTGTCCGGCGAGGGTGCGTTTGGCGGCGAGGAATCGGCGGGCGCGTCCTTTAACAAGCTGGACGGCAGCGTCTGGACCACGGACAAGGACGGCATCCTGCTGGCTTTGCTGGCGTCCGAGATCACCGCCGTCACCGGCCAGTCCCCGTCCCAGCTGTACAAGGGGCTGACGGACCAGTTCGGCGCCCCGGTCTACGCGAGGATCGATGCCGCGGCGACGCGTGAGCAGAAGGCGAAACTCGGCAAGCTTTCCGCAGCGGACGTCCCCGCAACAGAACTGGCCGGCGAGACCATCACCGCCAAGCTCACCGAGGCCCCGGGCAACGGTGCGCCCATCGGCGGCCTCAAGGTGGTCACCGAGAACGCCTGGTTCGCGGCCCGCCCGTCCGGCACGGAAGACGTCTACAAGATCTACGCCGAGTCCTTCAAGGGCGAGGAGCACCTGAAGCAGGTGCAGGCCGAGGCCAAGGCGCTGGTGGACAGCGTCATCGCCTAG
- a CDS encoding malonic semialdehyde reductase: MTIAHEEAVIDSAAVDAIFAQARTANSFTGEVTDEQAQAIYELTKFGPTAFNSQPLRVTYVRSPEARATLVDALSRGNQAKTASAPLVAILSYDTDWAGKWDNFLPGYNAPKAMYDADPALAAATGNNNAHLQAGYFILAVRSLGFAAGPMTGADFDAIDAAFFPAGDQKSFLVVNIGQPGEEAWGEAKPKFSYDEAVRTV, translated from the coding sequence ATGACCATTGCCCACGAAGAAGCGGTTATCGATTCGGCAGCCGTGGACGCCATCTTCGCCCAGGCCCGCACCGCCAACTCCTTCACCGGCGAGGTGACGGACGAGCAGGCCCAGGCCATCTACGAGCTCACCAAATTCGGCCCCACCGCCTTCAACTCCCAGCCGCTGCGCGTCACGTATGTCCGCTCTCCCGAGGCACGCGCCACCCTGGTCGATGCCCTGTCCCGCGGCAACCAGGCCAAGACGGCCTCCGCGCCGCTCGTGGCCATCCTCAGCTACGACACCGACTGGGCCGGCAAGTGGGACAATTTCCTCCCCGGTTACAACGCCCCCAAGGCCATGTACGACGCCGACCCGGCCCTTGCCGCCGCCACGGGCAACAACAACGCTCACCTGCAGGCCGGCTACTTCATCCTGGCCGTGCGCTCGCTCGGCTTCGCCGCCGGCCCCATGACCGGCGCCGACTTCGACGCGATTGACGCCGCCTTCTTCCCGGCCGGCGACCAGAAGAGCTTCCTGGTGGTCAACATCGGCCAGCCCGGTGAAGAGGCCTGGGGCGAGGCAAAGCCCAAGTTCTCCTACGACGAGGCCGTCCGCACCGTCTAA